The Prochlorococcus marinus str. MIT 9301 genome segment CCAGAACCTATCTCCTCCTCTTTTCTCCATTTCTTTAAGATGCTCAGTTTCGTTAATAGCTTGATAAAAATGTTCTTTCATTAAAATCATTGTTTTTTCATTTTTAATTCCTAGGGATTCCTTAAAATGCAGAACTGAAAGGAATGCAAAATAAGGTGATCTAGCTATTACTTCTAAAACCCAAAATCTTTGTAAAGATCTACCAGAGTATATGAAATCTAAGAATTTAACAGTACCGTTCAAAATCAAAGAATTTAATTTCTTCATGAATTTTGTTTTTCTTTAAGTATAATTACTTAGCTACTTGGTGGCCATAATGTATTGAAGTAATTAACCAAAAATTAATATTTATAGTCTAAAAA includes the following:
- a CDS encoding alternative oxidase; translation: MKKLNSLILNGTVKFLDFIYSGRSLQRFWVLEVIARSPYFAFLSVLHFKESLGIKNEKTMILMKEHFYQAINETEHLKEMEKRGGDRFWIDRFFARHLVLVYYWIMVFYYFISPANAYDVNIKIEEHAFETYSKYLIDNPNDQKIKEIAQDELNHVQELNEALSMLTTV